A single region of the Thioalkalivibrio nitratireducens DSM 14787 genome encodes:
- a CDS encoding FtsX-like permease family protein — MNGNALLLKAWLRDWHRHPLQRALTILGVVIAVAVVLAVDLANQSAQRAFDRSMLEVAGAATHQILGPAEGFDELYYRDLRLAGWRDLAPVVEGALRLESGETVYLLGVDPLAEAPFREAASGFGSIPVQRLMTEPGTVLVPPEWLQRQGIDGESTLRAHGATGLHRLTALPAPAGAAQGQIWVADIATAQLLLDRAGRLDRIDVRLDRGGRAEDLEAQLPPGLELIAVGARDAAARELAQAFRINLTAMSLLALLIAVFLVYNTQTFSVLRRLQVLGSLHLVGVGRGQVIGVVLFEAFLVGLIGTVLGILFGIWLAQGLVGQVARTVSDHFFTVAVTAVEPRPLALAAVLALGLGLTVLAALAPALEAAGSRGMGASGRAAVERRARNLTGYLFATGLLGLLAGALIAALGLGGLVGGFVALFLMITGFLLLLPRLLVLALRWLGGPIADRFDSPLPRLAGRSLERSLERSLSRSGPAVVALTLALAAAIGVSVLVGSFRVSVADWLGQTLTSDVYLVSAGPAAARSSSRLPGDWADTVRQWAEVASVSTAITLETPSGLGVIDLFLLSPHADWLGHLPLVAGAAPDLDARLRESDAVLITEGFAAHHALNLGDRIEIATPQGRRSFDVAGIYRDYSNPSGTVLMRAERYDPGSAREFASMGLRASEGVTVEALEARLEAWAREQDRPALVTRPEAIEAESLAIFDRTFAITHLLRLITLFVAFVAILSALVALQMERAREYAVLRSTGLPPAGVTQLVFLQGGLLGLYAALAAIPLGLGMGWILIEVINREAFGWRMDVLLPGMPLAENVALGIGAALLASIYPAWRLARMPVVPALRVNA; from the coding sequence GTGAACGGTAACGCGCTGCTGCTGAAGGCCTGGCTGCGCGACTGGCACCGGCATCCGCTGCAGCGGGCGCTGACGATCCTCGGCGTGGTGATCGCGGTGGCGGTGGTGCTCGCGGTCGACCTGGCCAACCAGTCCGCGCAGCGCGCCTTCGACCGCTCGATGCTCGAGGTCGCCGGGGCTGCGACGCACCAGATCCTGGGGCCGGCCGAAGGGTTCGACGAACTGTATTACCGGGATCTGCGCCTCGCCGGATGGCGCGACCTCGCCCCGGTCGTCGAAGGGGCACTGCGGCTCGAGTCCGGCGAGACGGTGTACCTGCTCGGCGTCGACCCGCTGGCCGAGGCTCCGTTTCGCGAGGCCGCGTCCGGCTTCGGCTCGATCCCGGTGCAGCGTCTGATGACCGAGCCGGGCACGGTGCTGGTGCCGCCCGAATGGCTGCAGCGGCAGGGCATCGACGGCGAATCGACGCTGCGCGCGCACGGCGCGACGGGTCTGCACAGGCTGACCGCGCTTCCTGCCCCCGCGGGCGCGGCACAGGGCCAGATCTGGGTTGCCGACATCGCGACCGCTCAATTGCTGTTGGATCGGGCCGGGCGGCTCGATCGGATCGACGTGCGCCTCGACCGCGGCGGTCGCGCAGAAGACCTCGAGGCGCAACTGCCGCCGGGGCTGGAGTTGATCGCTGTGGGCGCGCGCGACGCCGCCGCCCGCGAGCTGGCGCAGGCGTTTCGGATCAACCTGACCGCGATGAGCCTGCTCGCGCTATTGATCGCGGTGTTCCTCGTCTACAACACGCAGACCTTTTCCGTGCTGCGCAGGCTCCAGGTGCTGGGTTCCCTGCACCTGGTCGGCGTCGGGCGCGGGCAGGTGATCGGCGTGGTGCTGTTCGAGGCCTTCCTGGTTGGGCTGATCGGCACGGTGCTCGGGATCCTGTTCGGGATCTGGCTCGCACAGGGGCTGGTGGGGCAGGTGGCGCGCACCGTATCGGATCACTTTTTCACAGTCGCGGTGACCGCCGTCGAGCCGCGCCCGCTGGCGCTGGCGGCCGTGCTGGCACTGGGGCTGGGGCTTACGGTGCTGGCGGCATTGGCGCCGGCGCTGGAGGCGGCCGGCAGCCGCGGGATGGGCGCGTCCGGCCGGGCGGCGGTGGAACGCCGCGCCCGCAACCTGACCGGCTACCTGTTCGCGACCGGATTGCTGGGACTACTGGCCGGCGCGTTGATTGCGGCGCTGGGTCTCGGGGGACTCGTCGGCGGCTTCGTCGCGCTGTTCCTGATGATCACCGGTTTCCTGCTATTGCTGCCGCGGCTGCTCGTGTTGGCGCTGCGCTGGCTCGGCGGCCCGATCGCGGACCGCTTCGACAGCCCGCTGCCGCGGCTCGCCGGGCGCAGCCTCGAGCGCAGCCTCGAGCGCAGCCTGTCGCGCAGCGGCCCGGCGGTGGTCGCGCTGACGCTGGCGCTGGCAGCGGCGATCGGCGTCAGCGTGCTGGTCGGGAGTTTCCGCGTCAGCGTCGCCGACTGGCTGGGACAGACGCTGACCTCTGACGTCTACCTGGTCTCGGCCGGGCCGGCGGCGGCACGCAGCTCCTCCCGGCTGCCCGGCGACTGGGCGGACACTGTGCGGCAGTGGGCGGAGGTCGCGTCGGTCAGTACCGCGATCACGCTGGAGACGCCTTCCGGGCTTGGCGTGATCGATCTATTCCTGCTGTCCCCGCATGCCGACTGGCTCGGCCACCTGCCGCTGGTCGCAGGCGCTGCCCCGGACCTCGACGCGCGCCTGCGCGAGAGCGACGCAGTGCTGATCACCGAGGGGTTCGCTGCACACCACGCGCTGAATCTCGGTGACCGGATCGAGATCGCAACCCCACAGGGCCGGCGCAGCTTCGACGTGGCCGGGATCTACCGCGACTACAGCAACCCCAGCGGTACCGTATTGATGCGCGCTGAACGCTACGACCCCGGGTCTGCCCGCGAGTTTGCCTCGATGGGGCTGCGTGCCTCCGAGGGTGTGACCGTTGAGGCTCTGGAGGCCAGGCTGGAAGCCTGGGCGCGGGAGCAGGACCGGCCGGCGCTGGTGACCCGCCCCGAGGCGATCGAGGCCGAATCCTTGGCGATCTTCGACCGAACGTTCGCGATCACGCACCTGCTGCGGCTGATCACGCTGTTCGTCGCGTTCGTCGCGATCCTCAGCGCGCTGGTCGCGTTGCAGATGGAGCGGGCCCGCGAGTATGCGGTGCTGCGCAGCACCGGGCTCCCGCCCGCCGGGGTCACGCAGCTCGTATTCCTTCAGGGCGGGCTGCTGGGCCTGTACGCGGCGCTTGCGGCGATCCCGCTGGGGCTCGGTATGGGCTGGATATTGATCGAGGTGATCAACCGCGAGGCCTTCGGCTGGCGCATGGACGTGCTGCTGCCGGGAATGCCGCTGGCCGAGAACGTCGCGCTCGGCATCGGCGCGGCGTTGTTGGCCTCGATCTACCCGGCCTGGCGTTTGGCGCGGATGCCGGTGGTGCCCGCGCTACGGGTCAACGCCTGA
- a CDS encoding ABC transporter ATP-binding protein, whose protein sequence is MASEPNSVLDCRALGFSYFGGGGSIPVLHALDLQLAPGERVAIVGESGSGKSTLLHLAAGLERPTSGSVRLNGVDLGTLDERERTLRRRREVGIVFQAFHLIPTLTAAENVALPLELAGLALGREARTRGHSELAGVGLADKADRYSEQLSGGEQQRVAIARALVHRPRLILADEPTGNLDSNTGEAVFRLLLARVEAAGSALLMVTHSDALAARLDRTVRMVDGRLLDHPSRAAVGTER, encoded by the coding sequence ATGGCCAGCGAACCGAACTCAGTGCTCGATTGCCGCGCCCTCGGTTTTTCCTATTTCGGGGGCGGAGGCAGCATCCCCGTGTTGCATGCGCTCGACCTGCAACTCGCGCCTGGCGAGCGCGTCGCGATCGTCGGCGAGAGCGGCAGCGGCAAATCGACACTGCTGCACCTCGCCGCGGGTCTCGAACGCCCGACCTCGGGAAGCGTGCGTCTGAACGGGGTCGACCTGGGAACCCTGGACGAGCGGGAACGCACGCTGCGCCGCCGGCGGGAAGTCGGGATCGTGTTCCAGGCGTTCCACCTGATTCCGACACTTACCGCCGCCGAGAACGTGGCACTGCCGTTGGAACTCGCCGGCCTGGCGCTTGGACGCGAGGCGCGAACCCGGGGGCACTCCGAACTTGCGGGCGTGGGCCTGGCGGACAAGGCGGATCGTTACTCCGAACAACTCTCCGGCGGCGAGCAGCAGCGGGTCGCGATTGCCCGGGCGCTGGTGCACCGCCCCCGCCTGATCTTGGCCGACGAGCCCACGGGGAACCTTGACTCGAACACCGGCGAGGCGGTGTTTCGCCTGCTGCTCGCGCGGGTGGAGGCAGCCGGAAGCGCGCTGCTGATGGTCACCCACAGCGACGCCCTCGCCGCGCGGCTGGACCGCACCGTGCGGATGGTCGACGGACGCCTGCTGGACCACCCGTCGCGAGCTGCGGTCGGTACTGAACGATGA
- the mgtE gene encoding magnesium transporter, giving the protein MEHNLEQFVVEIQELLRLDDRDGLRETLDFMRVQDIAWVLMELGGDDLPTVFNRLPPGRKADVFGYLAPGYQVRLLGQSPRADARFLLSEMDTDDLTALLQDLDEEQLRDYLRLLPFRAIRRALKQLNYPGNSVGRVMSSDVVAVELDWSTKRALAFIRRNADEHTNNVIFVVDDERRLVASIPIRHFLRGRPDDPVETLLPPNPPVTVSVLDDPIEAARRIQHYDLETLPVVGEDGVLLGVVTVDDVVDLLEAESTEDFHKMGSVGVLPLSLQNASPLLLFQKRVGWLLVLVAFNAMGGYVISRYEEAIEALVALVFFLPLIIASAGNAGAQSSTLMVRALATGDVSARDWLKLWGKEIGVSVSLGATMGIAVSMVGLWRGGFDLALLVAIAMSLIVAAASILGMLLPLILNRFKLDPATASVPLVTSLADVFGILIYFALAVAIFNLTIAGA; this is encoded by the coding sequence ATGGAACACAATCTGGAGCAATTCGTCGTCGAGATCCAGGAACTGCTGCGTCTGGACGACCGCGACGGCCTGCGCGAGACGCTAGACTTCATGCGCGTCCAGGACATCGCCTGGGTGCTGATGGAGCTCGGTGGCGACGATTTACCAACCGTGTTCAACCGTCTCCCTCCCGGCCGGAAGGCCGATGTTTTCGGCTACCTTGCCCCCGGGTACCAAGTCCGCCTCCTCGGCCAGAGCCCGCGCGCCGATGCCCGCTTCCTGCTGTCCGAGATGGACACCGACGACCTGACCGCCCTGCTGCAGGATCTGGACGAAGAACAGCTGCGCGATTATCTGCGCCTGCTGCCCTTTCGCGCAATCCGCCGAGCGCTGAAGCAGCTGAACTACCCCGGCAACTCGGTCGGCCGCGTCATGTCGTCCGACGTCGTGGCCGTGGAACTCGACTGGAGCACAAAACGTGCGCTGGCCTTCATCCGGCGCAACGCAGACGAACATACGAACAACGTAATCTTCGTGGTCGATGATGAGCGCCGCCTGGTCGCATCGATCCCGATCCGTCATTTCCTGCGCGGGCGTCCCGACGACCCGGTCGAAACCCTGCTGCCGCCGAACCCGCCGGTGACGGTGTCGGTGCTCGACGACCCGATCGAGGCAGCCCGCCGCATCCAGCACTACGACCTCGAAACCCTGCCGGTGGTCGGCGAGGACGGGGTACTCCTCGGCGTCGTGACGGTCGACGACGTGGTCGACCTGCTCGAGGCCGAGTCCACCGAGGACTTTCACAAGATGGGCTCGGTCGGCGTGCTGCCCCTGAGCCTTCAGAACGCAAGCCCCCTCCTGCTCTTTCAGAAGCGGGTGGGCTGGCTGCTGGTGCTGGTCGCGTTCAACGCGATGGGCGGCTACGTGATCTCGCGTTACGAGGAGGCGATCGAGGCGCTGGTCGCGCTGGTGTTCTTCCTGCCACTGATCATCGCGTCGGCGGGCAACGCCGGCGCGCAGAGCTCCACGCTGATGGTGCGCGCACTGGCGACGGGCGATGTGAGTGCCCGCGATTGGCTGAAGCTCTGGGGCAAGGAAATCGGTGTGTCGGTATCGCTGGGAGCGACGATGGGGATCGCGGTGTCGATGGTCGGCCTTTGGCGCGGCGGATTCGACCTCGCGCTGCTGGTGGCAATCGCGATGTCGCTGATTGTGGCGGCGGCGAGCATCCTCGGCATGCTGCTGCCGCTGATCCTGAACCGCTTCAAGCTGGATCCCGCCACCGCGAGCGTGCCGCTGGTGACCTCGCTCGCGGACGTCTTCGGCATCCTGATCTACTTCGCGCTCGCCGTCGCGATCTTCAACCTCACCATTGCCGGTGCATGA
- the mgtE gene encoding magnesium transporter has protein sequence MNAIIEESPTLADRLRDALEHDAVEHLAELIDENPAQDIALALGELPRQHWHALFERLNHERTAEIYAHLPTEHQTVLLEQLDPAEATRLIGELSYDDAAAVLDELEDDHAEAILAALPEGDQQALSSLLAYPEESAGRIMTPEFATVRPEWTVAEALDHLREHSEIAETVNTIFAVSPEGQLLGWMRLKELLLSRPSVTVESRIHTDIVSIEAQEDQEEAARRISHYDLDVLPVVDERGVILGIITVDDVLDIIRDETTEDFHRMAAVGDMPLSLRDASMRLLYRKRVGWLVILVLVNLLSGTAIAFFEASIEAVVALVFFLPMVIASGGNAGAQASTLMVRALATGDIQTRDWFRMAAKEVSVSAGLGISMAAAIWLTGNWLGNLEVANAIALAMFLVVLFGSMFGMSLPFLLTRLRLDPATASAPLITSVVDVIGIIIYFGVATAILQLA, from the coding sequence ATGAATGCCATCATCGAAGAAAGCCCGACGCTCGCCGACCGCCTGCGTGACGCGCTGGAGCACGACGCCGTCGAGCACCTGGCCGAGCTGATCGACGAGAACCCGGCGCAGGACATCGCGCTGGCGCTCGGCGAGTTGCCGCGCCAGCACTGGCACGCGCTGTTCGAGCGTCTGAACCACGAACGCACCGCCGAGATCTATGCGCACCTTCCCACCGAGCACCAGACCGTGCTCCTCGAGCAGCTCGACCCGGCCGAGGCGACCCGGCTAATCGGCGAACTGTCCTACGACGACGCGGCCGCAGTCCTCGACGAACTCGAGGACGACCACGCCGAGGCGATCCTCGCGGCGCTGCCGGAAGGCGACCAGCAGGCGCTCTCGTCGCTTCTCGCCTACCCGGAAGAAAGCGCCGGGCGGATCATGACACCGGAGTTCGCGACCGTGCGCCCCGAGTGGACCGTCGCCGAAGCGCTCGATCATCTGCGCGAGCACAGCGAGATCGCGGAGACGGTCAACACCATCTTCGCGGTTTCACCCGAAGGCCAGCTGCTCGGCTGGATGCGGTTGAAGGAACTGCTGCTGAGCCGGCCCAGCGTGACCGTGGAGTCGCGGATCCATACCGACATCGTCAGCATCGAGGCGCAGGAAGACCAGGAGGAGGCTGCCCGGCGCATCAGCCACTACGACCTCGACGTGCTCCCCGTGGTAGACGAACGCGGCGTGATCCTCGGCATCATCACCGTGGACGACGTGCTCGACATCATCCGCGACGAAACGACCGAGGACTTCCACCGAATGGCCGCAGTCGGCGACATGCCGCTGTCGCTGCGCGATGCGAGTATGCGGCTGCTGTACCGCAAGCGCGTCGGCTGGCTGGTGATCCTGGTGCTGGTGAACCTGCTTTCCGGTACCGCGATCGCGTTCTTCGAAGCCTCGATCGAGGCGGTCGTCGCGCTGGTGTTCTTCCTGCCGATGGTCATCGCCTCCGGGGGCAATGCCGGAGCCCAGGCGTCGACGCTGATGGTGCGCGCACTCGCGACCGGCGACATCCAGACCCGCGACTGGTTCCGGATGGCGGCCAAGGAGGTCAGCGTCTCCGCGGGCCTGGGCATATCGATGGCCGCCGCAATCTGGCTGACCGGCAACTGGCTCGGCAACCTCGAAGTCGCGAACGCGATCGCGCTCGCGATGTTCCTCGTGGTGCTGTTCGGGTCGATGTTCGGGATGAGCCTGCCGTTCCTGCTGACCAGGCTCCGGCTGGATCCGGCCACGGCGAGCGCGCCGCTGATCACCTCGGTCGTCGACGTGATCGGCATCATCATCTACTTCGGCGTGGCCACCGCGATCCTGCAGCTGGCGTGA
- a CDS encoding SO_0444 family Cu/Zn efflux transporter: MNVLHEILGVALAAAPWLLLGLFVSGLIRAFVDDAVLQRWVGGEEPGSIGRAAVIGAPLPLCSCGAIPTALTLHRAGAGRGPTTAFLIGTPGIGVDSLAITYALLGPFMMLVRALGAVVTAVVTGLLVAMGTRGTPMPVSSSDGRCACNAGGCGSEPAEPGPPGSVPAAPAQPPPARRLHEGMRYAFGDLLEDIGPWLLGGLVVAGVLIALVPAQVLSTYGSGPVAMLVMAVIGIPMYICAAAATPIAAGMLVAGVSPGTVLVFLLAGPITSAATLGLLRREFTNVGLAWYLGGIVASTIAVGMATDGVIGLAGLDIAAQAGAARELLPAWLEAVALIVLLWLGSRPVRQWVGRRLGSAAPR, encoded by the coding sequence ATGAATGTGTTGCACGAGATTCTCGGGGTGGCATTGGCCGCGGCGCCGTGGCTGTTGCTGGGGCTGTTCGTTTCCGGCCTGATCCGCGCGTTCGTGGATGATGCGGTCCTGCAGCGTTGGGTGGGTGGCGAGGAACCCGGGAGCATCGGGCGCGCGGCCGTGATCGGGGCGCCGCTGCCCTTGTGCTCCTGCGGTGCGATTCCGACGGCGCTGACATTGCACCGCGCCGGAGCCGGCCGTGGCCCGACGACCGCCTTTCTGATTGGTACGCCGGGCATCGGGGTCGATTCGCTGGCCATCACCTATGCGTTGCTGGGCCCGTTCATGATGCTTGTGCGGGCGCTGGGCGCTGTTGTCACGGCGGTGGTCACTGGGCTGCTGGTCGCGATGGGGACGCGCGGAACGCCGATGCCGGTTTCCTCATCGGACGGTCGCTGCGCCTGCAACGCCGGCGGGTGCGGCTCGGAGCCGGCCGAACCCGGTCCCCCGGGTTCGGTGCCTGCGGCACCCGCCCAGCCCCCACCCGCGCGCCGTCTGCACGAGGGCATGCGGTATGCGTTCGGAGATCTTCTCGAAGACATCGGGCCCTGGCTCCTCGGGGGGCTGGTGGTGGCCGGGGTTCTGATTGCGCTGGTTCCGGCGCAGGTGCTGTCGACCTACGGTAGTGGTCCGGTTGCGATGCTGGTGATGGCCGTGATCGGTATCCCCATGTACATCTGTGCGGCGGCGGCGACCCCGATCGCAGCGGGGATGCTGGTCGCCGGTGTATCTCCGGGCACGGTACTCGTGTTTCTTCTGGCCGGTCCGATCACCAGCGCGGCAACGCTCGGGCTGCTCCGGCGGGAGTTCACCAACGTCGGACTGGCCTGGTATCTGGGCGGCATCGTGGCGAGCACCATTGCCGTCGGGATGGCGACCGACGGAGTGATCGGCCTGGCCGGACTCGACATTGCCGCCCAGGCCGGTGCGGCGCGGGAGTTGCTGCCGGCGTGGCTGGAAGCTGTAGCGCTGATCGTGCTTCTGTGGTTGGGCAGCCGACCGGTGCGGCAGTGGGTGGGCCGTCGCCTGGGGAGTGCGGCGCCCCGTTGA
- a CDS encoding MerR family transcriptional regulator, with the protein MKASLRIGEVARLSGCSPETIRHYEKLGLLETPLRSTSGYRRYDVAAVDRLGFIRHGRELGLDLRAIGELLALADHPDADCRAVDRIASRHLERIEARIASLQQLAEELRAMVTQCRGGRVAECRIIEALFRRGTEIQSPE; encoded by the coding sequence ATGAAAGCGTCGTTGCGGATTGGCGAAGTGGCGCGACTCAGCGGATGCTCGCCGGAAACGATCCGGCATTACGAGAAGCTGGGTCTGCTTGAGACCCCGCTCCGGTCGACCAGCGGTTATCGTCGCTACGATGTCGCTGCGGTCGATCGCCTGGGCTTCATCCGCCACGGGCGTGAACTGGGACTGGATCTGCGCGCGATCGGCGAGTTGCTTGCGCTGGCCGACCATCCCGATGCCGACTGCCGCGCGGTCGACAGAATCGCATCCAGGCATCTGGAACGGATCGAGGCACGCATCGCCTCACTTCAGCAGCTCGCCGAAGAGCTGCGTGCGATGGTGACCCAATGCCGCGGCGGACGGGTGGCCGAGTGCCGGATCATCGAGGCCTTGTTCAGGCGCGGGACCGAAATCCAATCACCGGAATGA
- a CDS encoding IS4 family transposase: MWEQSQIKRTLSAPANLARVQALIREAPELHRTGLADRVCATLGFLDARGRVQRAGCLKALRALERAGRITLPPARSTPGRGGQGRRLGEAVPAPQGVGREVTELEGLELVRVDTAEHRALWNELMAREHPRGMGPLVGAQVRYLVGSAQGWLGALGFAASALQLAARDAWIGWDPALRERHRHRVVGLNRFLLRPGVSCRNLASWTLGRAFRRLGADFEACHGYRPWLVETFIEPPHTGVSLRASNWRFVGETCGRGRQDRGHAAEETRKAIYVYELEPDWRARLGVGPAPARGDTPLEPAEGLDAQQWAEHEFGGAPLGDKRLTKRLVDSARRQGEDPLRAFTAVARDDWAAVKGYYRLIDQPEDSDVTPEHILAPHRACTQRRMQAQATVLCLQDGTDLNFTTRPQTRGVGVIGRNQTGAESLGLHLHSTLAVNADGLPLGVLQAQFEAPQPRGDAEPAQEEKKSFRWIAGLRDAAALAATLPNTRVISVADREADAFELYVEQQRHPAVELVIRAQHNRRLADGRRLFEVARATASRGSVELPVDGQSLRTKTSKRPERLGRAARTAELELRYTPITLRGTPADADQPVTLELTVVHALERDPPKGEKPLEWFVLTTLTVASAEQAAEILRWYRLRWRIEDWHRVLKSGCKIDELGHHSVERLERAIAIRLVIAWRVMLMTLLGREAPALPPELLFSDVELRVLGDYAQSRRRPRPTRLQEAVREVAILGGYTNRNHDPPPGHQLMWHGYAKLTTMSFAYALRDEIE; encoded by the coding sequence ATGTGGGAGCAGAGCCAGATCAAGCGCACGTTGAGCGCGCCGGCGAACCTGGCTCGGGTGCAGGCGCTGATCCGGGAAGCGCCGGAGTTGCACCGCACGGGGCTTGCGGACCGGGTCTGTGCCACGTTGGGTTTTCTCGATGCGCGTGGGCGCGTGCAGCGGGCGGGCTGTTTGAAGGCGCTGCGGGCGCTGGAGCGTGCAGGCCGGATCACGCTGCCGCCTGCGCGCAGCACCCCGGGGCGCGGGGGCCAGGGCCGGCGTCTGGGGGAGGCGGTGCCGGCACCGCAAGGCGTGGGCCGCGAGGTCACCGAGCTGGAGGGCCTGGAGCTGGTACGGGTGGACACCGCCGAACACCGGGCGCTCTGGAATGAGCTGATGGCGCGTGAGCACCCGCGCGGGATGGGGCCGCTGGTGGGCGCGCAGGTGCGCTATCTGGTGGGTTCGGCACAGGGCTGGCTGGGGGCGCTGGGGTTCGCGGCGTCGGCACTACAGCTGGCCGCCCGCGATGCCTGGATCGGCTGGGATCCGGCGCTGCGGGAACGCCATCGGCATCGTGTTGTTGGCTTGAATCGGTTCCTGCTGCGTCCGGGCGTTTCCTGTCGGAACCTCGCCTCGTGGACACTGGGTCGGGCGTTTCGGCGGCTGGGGGCTGACTTCGAGGCCTGCCATGGGTATCGTCCCTGGCTGGTGGAGACCTTCATCGAGCCTCCGCACACCGGGGTCAGCCTGCGGGCGTCGAACTGGCGTTTTGTGGGCGAGACCTGTGGCCGGGGTCGCCAGGATCGCGGCCACGCCGCGGAAGAGACACGCAAGGCGATCTATGTCTATGAACTCGAACCCGACTGGCGCGCACGGTTGGGCGTCGGTCCGGCACCGGCACGAGGCGACACGCCGCTGGAACCCGCCGAGGGTCTGGATGCGCAGCAGTGGGCTGAACACGAGTTCGGGGGTGCGCCCCTGGGGGACAAGCGATTGACGAAACGACTGGTGGACAGCGCCCGGCGCCAGGGCGAGGATCCGCTGCGCGCGTTCACCGCGGTGGCCCGCGACGACTGGGCGGCGGTGAAGGGCTACTACCGGCTGATCGACCAGCCGGAGGACTCCGACGTGACGCCGGAGCATATCCTGGCGCCGCATCGGGCGTGCACGCAGCGCCGGATGCAGGCGCAGGCAACGGTGCTGTGCCTGCAGGATGGCACCGATCTGAACTTCACCACCCGCCCGCAGACGCGCGGCGTCGGGGTCATCGGCCGCAACCAAACCGGTGCCGAGAGTCTGGGGCTGCATCTGCACTCGACGCTGGCGGTCAACGCCGACGGGCTGCCGCTGGGCGTGCTGCAAGCGCAGTTCGAGGCGCCGCAGCCGCGGGGCGACGCGGAACCGGCGCAGGAAGAGAAAAAGAGCTTCCGCTGGATCGCCGGTCTGCGCGATGCAGCGGCACTGGCGGCGACCCTCCCCAATACCCGGGTGATCAGTGTCGCCGACCGGGAGGCCGATGCGTTCGAGCTCTATGTCGAGCAGCAGCGTCACCCCGCGGTGGAGCTGGTGATCCGCGCCCAGCACAACCGCCGGCTTGCCGACGGGCGGCGCCTGTTCGAGGTCGCCCGGGCGACGGCGAGCCGCGGCTCGGTCGAACTCCCGGTCGATGGCCAGAGCCTGCGCACCAAGACCAGCAAGCGCCCCGAGCGCCTGGGCCGAGCGGCACGGACCGCGGAACTGGAACTGCGCTACACCCCGATCACGCTCCGTGGCACACCCGCCGATGCCGATCAGCCGGTCACCCTGGAACTGACCGTGGTGCACGCGCTGGAACGGGATCCGCCGAAAGGGGAAAAGCCGCTTGAGTGGTTCGTGCTCACCACCCTGACCGTCGCCTCGGCCGAACAGGCCGCCGAGATTCTGCGCTGGTACCGCCTGCGCTGGCGCATCGAGGACTGGCACCGGGTGCTGAAATCGGGTTGCAAGATCGACGAACTCGGCCATCACAGCGTCGAGCGCCTGGAACGCGCCATCGCGATCCGGCTGGTCATCGCCTGGCGCGTGATGCTGATGACCCTGCTGGGCCGCGAGGCCCCGGCGTTGCCGCCGGAACTGCTGTTCTCGGACGTCGAACTGCGGGTGCTCGGCGACTACGCGCAGTCCCGGCGCCGACCCCGCCCCACCCGTCTCCAGGAAGCGGTTCGCGAAGTCGCCATCCTGGGCGGCTACACCAACCGCAATCACGATCCGCCGCCTGGCCACCAACTGATGTGGCACGGCTACGCCAAACTCACCACCATGTCCTTTGCCTACGCTTTACGAGATGAAATCGAATGA